The following coding sequences are from one Leptospira mayottensis 200901116 window:
- a CDS encoding IS256 family transposase — translation MSNPKNRAEELLDELIKDKSPEDLLGNEGLLKQLTKSLIERAMQGEMTHHLGYEKNSSLGNNTGNSRNGKSSKKLKGDFGTIDLEIPRDRNGSFEPQIIQKGQTRFTGFDDKIISMYSRGMTTREITQHLQEIYQVEVSADLISEVTDSVLETVIEWQNRPLDKVYPILIMDALVVKVRDGHHVQNKSFYLALGINLQGTKEILGIWVERTEGAKFWLQILTDLKNRGVEDILIACVDGLKGFPDTIISVFPNAQVQLCIVHMVRNSLKWVSYKQKKELMIDLKAIYKSPSAEIAKKSLDDFSTKWDSQYPMISKSWRNNWESVIPFLAYPPNIRKAIYTTNAIESMNMGLRKIIKNRGSFPTDEAAIKLLYLALNNMSKKWTMPIQDWGKAMNQFSRGCRVDCVNDL, via the coding sequence ATGAGCAACCCCAAAAATCGAGCTGAAGAGCTACTCGATGAATTAATCAAAGATAAGAGTCCTGAAGATCTACTGGGAAATGAAGGCCTCTTAAAGCAACTAACGAAGTCGTTGATAGAGCGAGCGATGCAAGGTGAGATGACGCATCACCTTGGATATGAGAAGAATTCCTCGTTGGGCAATAACACAGGAAATTCTCGGAATGGAAAAAGTAGCAAAAAGCTCAAAGGAGATTTTGGAACAATCGATTTGGAAATACCTCGAGACAGAAACGGCAGTTTCGAACCGCAGATCATTCAAAAAGGACAGACACGCTTTACCGGCTTCGACGATAAGATCATTTCGATGTATTCACGCGGAATGACCACACGAGAAATTACCCAACATCTCCAAGAAATCTATCAAGTGGAAGTCTCAGCGGATCTGATCTCAGAAGTCACCGATTCGGTACTGGAAACGGTGATCGAGTGGCAGAATCGCCCCTTGGATAAAGTATATCCAATTCTCATCATGGACGCGTTAGTCGTAAAGGTGAGAGACGGCCACCACGTTCAAAACAAATCCTTCTATTTGGCTTTAGGAATCAATCTACAGGGCACAAAAGAGATACTTGGGATTTGGGTGGAGCGCACCGAAGGAGCGAAGTTCTGGCTTCAGATCTTAACCGATTTAAAGAATCGCGGAGTTGAAGATATCTTAATCGCCTGCGTTGACGGGTTAAAGGGATTTCCGGATACGATCATATCAGTTTTTCCTAATGCACAAGTTCAACTTTGTATCGTTCATATGGTAAGGAATTCTTTGAAATGGGTTTCTTACAAACAGAAGAAAGAGTTGATGATTGATTTAAAGGCTATCTACAAATCTCCGTCGGCAGAGATTGCTAAGAAAAGCCTTGATGATTTTTCAACCAAATGGGACAGTCAATATCCGATGATCAGCAAGTCCTGGAGAAACAATTGGGAATCGGTGATTCCTTTTTTGGCTTATCCACCTAATATTCGTAAGGCGATTTACACCACAAACGCCATCGAATCTATGAATATGGGTTTAAGAAAAATTATCAAGAATCGGGGTTCGTTTCCTACCGATGAAGCGGCTATCAAGCTTCTTTATTTAGCTTTGAATAATATGTCTAAAAAATGGACCATGCCTATTCAAGATTGGGGAAAAGCAATGAATCAATTTTCGAGAGGGTGTCGTGTCGATTGTGTAAATGACTTGTGA
- a CDS encoding IS256 family transposase: protein MSNPKNRAEELLDELIKDKSPEDLLGNEGLLKQLTKSLIERAMQGEMTHHLGYEKNSSLGNNTGNSRNGKSNKKLKGDFGTIDLEIPRDRNGSFEPQIIQKGQTRFTGFDDKIISMYSRGMTTREITQHLQEIYQVEVSSDLISQVTDSVLETVIEWQNRPLDKVYPILIMDALVVKVRDGHHVQNKSFYLALGINLQGTKEILGIWVERTEGAKFWLQILTDLKNRGVEDILIACVDGLKGFPDTIISVFPNAQVQLCIVHMVRNSLKWVSYKQKKELMIDLKAIYKSPSAEIAKKSLDDFSTKWDSQYPMISKSWRNNWESVIPFLAYPPNIRKAIYTTNAIESMNMGLRKIIKNRGSFPTDEAAIKLLYLALNNMSKKWTMPIQDWGKAMNQFSIIFGDRLKFDSF from the coding sequence ATGAGCAACCCCAAAAATCGAGCTGAAGAGCTACTCGATGAATTAATCAAAGATAAGAGTCCTGAAGATCTACTGGGAAATGAAGGCCTCTTAAAGCAACTAACGAAATCACTGATAGAGCGAGCGATGCAAGGTGAGATGACGCATCACCTTGGATACGAGAAGAATTCCTCGTTGGGCAATAACACAGGAAATTCTCGGAATGGAAAAAGTAACAAAAAGCTCAAAGGAGATTTTGGAACAATCGATTTGGAAATACCTCGAGACAGAAACGGCAGTTTCGAACCTCAGATCATACAAAAAGGTCAGACACGTTTTACCGGCTTCGATGACAAAATCATTTCGATGTATTCACGCGGAATGACCACACGAGAAATTACCCAACATCTCCAAGAAATTTATCAAGTTGAGGTTTCATCGGATCTAATTTCTCAAGTAACCGATTCGGTACTGGAAACGGTGATCGAGTGGCAGAATCGCCCCTTGGATAAAGTATATCCAATTCTCATCATGGACGCGTTAGTCGTAAAGGTGAGAGACGGCCACCACGTTCAAAACAAATCCTTCTATTTGGCTTTAGGAATCAATCTACAGGGCACAAAAGAGATACTTGGGATTTGGGTGGAGCGCACCGAAGGAGCGAAGTTCTGGCTTCAGATCTTAACCGATTTAAAGAATCGCGGAGTTGAAGATATCTTAATCGCCTGCGTTGACGGGTTAAAAGGATTTCCGGATACGATCATATCAGTTTTTCCTAATGCACAAGTTCAACTTTGTATCGTTCATATGGTAAGGAATTCTTTGAAATGGGTTTCTTACAAACAGAAGAAAGAGTTGATGATTGATTTAAAGGCTATCTACAAATCTCCGTCGGCAGAGATTGCTAAGAAAAGCCTTGATGATTTTTCAACCAAATGGGACAGTCAATATCCGATGATCAGCAAGTCCTGGAGAAACAATTGGGAATCGGTGATTCCTTTTTTGGCATATCCACCTAATATTCGTAAGGCGATTTACACCACAAACGCTATCGAATCTATGAATATGGGTTTAAGAAAAATTATCAAGAATCGGGGTTCGTTTCCTACCGATGAAGCGGCTATCAAGCTTCTTTATTTAGCTTTGAATAATATGTCTAAAAAATGGACCATGCCTATTCAAGATTGGGGAAAAGCAATGAATCAATTTTCGATTATTTTCGGCGATCGGTTGAAGTTCGATTCGTTTTAA
- a CDS encoding TonB-dependent receptor, translated as MRYEFFILPCFIRNIVELLFSNRESLKHKIKSRIFCTFFTNFQILSCLCKFSIRTLFLITTSILYAQESSRSTPAETNKETSNKKGEITVQGKKDRRDYEIFKTPSSISRLNEQDILDTGISRANDIDKQVPNFAIIDSGARNFTYYNIRGMRSTLFSDPSVGMIVDGVPLADNVALNTELFALESIEVYRGSQATVFGKNFQGGVIEINTKKPNNMPQGRVTANLGNYKKKEYSFFYNTPLIKNKLYIGVSGKSTQRSGYLNNITGFNYPNNLTSDIPIEIRKTHPDRRRGKSGRLRLYWTPIKSLEIDLQANAESFDDGSLNIVNYLASKSERRKSLIKGCAVSPESCEKNFRTYLNRTKSVRKVYWDYEGVSNTTGKTYSSNISYKLPKAIFKTISSIRKMEIDPLIVDGDFTISAFSKSEYIEHSTTRTHETSLESKNQREPFQFKIGTLLYHKISDKEFTQEHLTQTYTYSVLKGLNAPAKETHHSKIEDKSFSFFTHNSYTFLEKFTITLGARIETQRIGIGHSRDAKGVLLDNPYGDVRLLSPHYVRKNSYRYNVSRFIFDYKPTESLMIFTGISRGYKNAGYSTVVNQASLAAFKPEINDTIEIGIKSKHFKDSFGINLTYFYTEATDFHVIRAISIAEAVNLNAEKVTIRGAEIESYMKPWKYLRLGFSVGYTEGKFNKFYDRILDTNFDGKHVHFIPQYDVVSYLQYRSLLGLFFRCEFQVVGKMYFAADNTIYSAPYTVTNFKIGYEEERLSAYLYCNNLNNEYYFTSYIDGTFQAVPGAPRTYGFIINYKI; from the coding sequence ATGAGGTATGAGTTTTTTATTTTACCTTGTTTCATAAGAAATATAGTTGAACTTCTTTTTTCAAACCGAGAGTCACTGAAACATAAAATTAAAAGTAGAATTTTTTGTACATTCTTCACAAATTTCCAAATCCTTTCCTGTCTTTGCAAATTCTCTATTAGGACTTTATTCTTAATAACAACGTCGATTCTCTATGCACAAGAATCTTCGCGTTCCACACCTGCCGAAACAAACAAAGAAACTTCGAACAAAAAAGGTGAAATTACCGTTCAAGGCAAAAAAGATCGAAGAGACTATGAAATATTCAAAACCCCCAGTAGTATTTCCAGATTGAATGAACAGGACATTTTAGATACCGGTATATCCAGAGCAAACGATATAGACAAGCAGGTTCCAAACTTTGCAATTATAGATTCCGGTGCTCGTAATTTCACATATTATAATATTCGAGGAATGAGGAGCACGTTATTCAGCGATCCTTCCGTCGGAATGATTGTGGATGGAGTTCCCCTTGCAGATAATGTCGCATTAAATACAGAACTGTTTGCTTTGGAGAGTATCGAAGTATATAGAGGTTCCCAGGCTACTGTTTTTGGAAAAAATTTTCAAGGTGGTGTAATTGAAATTAACACTAAAAAACCGAATAACATGCCTCAAGGAAGGGTTACGGCCAATTTGGGAAATTATAAAAAGAAGGAATATTCTTTTTTCTATAATACACCTCTGATCAAAAACAAACTTTATATAGGTGTTTCCGGAAAATCGACCCAGAGAAGTGGATATTTAAATAATATAACTGGATTTAATTATCCGAATAACCTCACTTCAGATATACCTATCGAAATTCGTAAAACTCATCCAGACAGAAGAAGAGGAAAGTCTGGAAGACTCAGGTTGTATTGGACGCCTATAAAAAGTCTTGAAATTGATCTACAAGCAAATGCCGAAAGTTTCGACGATGGTTCTTTGAATATAGTCAATTATCTTGCTTCTAAATCAGAAAGAAGAAAAAGTTTAATAAAAGGATGTGCAGTAAGTCCTGAGAGCTGCGAAAAGAATTTTCGAACTTATCTTAATCGCACAAAGTCGGTCCGAAAAGTATATTGGGATTACGAAGGAGTCTCAAACACAACTGGAAAAACGTATTCCAGTAATATCAGTTATAAATTGCCTAAAGCCATTTTTAAAACAATATCTAGCATTAGGAAAATGGAAATTGATCCTCTAATTGTAGACGGAGATTTTACTATAAGCGCGTTCTCTAAATCCGAATATATAGAACATTCCACTACAAGGACTCATGAGACAAGTCTCGAATCCAAAAACCAAAGAGAACCGTTCCAATTTAAGATCGGAACATTGTTGTATCATAAAATATCCGACAAGGAATTTACCCAAGAGCATTTGACGCAAACATATACATATAGCGTTCTTAAAGGATTAAATGCTCCTGCAAAAGAAACACACCATTCGAAAATTGAAGATAAATCCTTTAGTTTTTTCACTCACAATAGCTACACGTTTTTGGAAAAATTCACGATTACATTAGGAGCTAGAATCGAAACCCAGAGAATCGGTATAGGCCATAGCCGAGATGCAAAGGGGGTTCTATTAGATAATCCTTATGGAGACGTGCGACTTTTATCTCCCCATTATGTTCGAAAAAATTCCTATCGTTATAATGTTTCTAGATTCATTTTCGATTATAAGCCTACCGAATCATTAATGATTTTTACAGGTATAAGCCGCGGTTATAAAAACGCTGGATATAGTACAGTCGTGAATCAAGCATCCTTAGCGGCTTTTAAACCAGAAATCAACGATACTATCGAAATAGGAATCAAATCGAAACATTTCAAAGACTCTTTTGGAATCAACCTCACCTATTTTTATACGGAGGCGACTGATTTTCACGTAATCAGGGCTATTTCCATCGCCGAAGCCGTAAATTTGAATGCGGAGAAAGTTACAATTCGAGGTGCTGAAATTGAATCCTACATGAAACCGTGGAAATATTTAAGACTCGGTTTTTCTGTTGGTTATACAGAAGGAAAATTCAACAAATTTTACGATCGAATTCTAGATACAAACTTCGACGGAAAGCATGTACATTTTATACCACAATACGATGTCGTAAGTTATCTTCAATATCGTTCTTTACTCGGCTTATTTTTCAGATGTGAATTTCAGGTCGTAGGGAAGATGTATTTTGCCGCAGATAATACGATTTACAGCGCCCCTTATACTGTAACAAATTTTAAAATTGGATACGAAGAGGAACGTTTATCTGCTTATCTATATTGCAATAACTTGAATAACGAATATTACTTTACTTCCTATATAGATGGAACCTTTCAAGCCGTTCCGGGGGCTCCAAGAACCTACGGATTTATTATAAATTACAAAATATAA
- a CDS encoding LIC_11695 family lipoprotein, with protein sequence MKKMIKITLIVLAIFNLTFCKNEEKLNVNEILGILLLKKNSESVGESLGLTIAFSYRLRKSNGEIFSCKEYPTAYLDKKAEWDQGLKEFVVYIKAGIGLDLVADRVDGPCVVPNKVSACIYEGEGGVNFQIPHTYSYSGEREYLVPTMHLYNLPVKTAKEACLDSRINRGLTAEYRCYAQGQCWE encoded by the coding sequence ATGAAGAAAATGATAAAAATTACATTGATCGTCTTGGCGATCTTCAACTTAACTTTTTGTAAAAATGAAGAAAAACTGAATGTAAACGAGATTCTTGGAATTCTATTATTAAAAAAGAATTCCGAAAGCGTTGGGGAAAGTTTAGGACTTACGATCGCTTTTAGTTATAGATTAAGAAAATCTAATGGAGAAATTTTTTCATGCAAGGAGTATCCGACTGCTTATTTGGATAAAAAGGCGGAATGGGATCAAGGCCTTAAGGAATTTGTAGTTTATATAAAAGCAGGGATCGGTTTAGATTTAGTCGCTGATCGTGTCGATGGCCCTTGCGTGGTTCCAAATAAAGTAAGCGCTTGCATTTACGAAGGAGAAGGAGGGGTTAACTTTCAGATTCCTCATACCTACTCGTATTCCGGGGAACGGGAATATTTAGTTCCAACAATGCATCTTTACAATCTACCTGTTAAAACCGCAAAAGAAGCCTGTTTGGACAGTAGAATCAATCGAGGACTTACCGCGGAATATAGATGTTACGCCCAAGGACAATGTTGGGAATAA
- a CDS encoding LIC_11695 family lipoprotein: MIKIIKMGLIALVIFALLPFCKNEEKVDTNEILGILLLKKKSESEGESLGLKIAFSTRFKKSSGEVLSCHEWTAAFLDKKALWNQSGQIFVDRMKAIYGYDMAYDLIDGPCVVPNKVVACNYEGFMGINEPVPNVYSYDGERDYFVPMWRSYDGFADVKNGKDLCNKLGTYGHATHYKCFIPGQCWEN, encoded by the coding sequence ATGATAAAAATAATAAAAATGGGTCTGATTGCTTTAGTAATTTTCGCCCTACTGCCCTTTTGCAAAAACGAAGAAAAAGTGGATACGAACGAAATTCTTGGAATTTTGCTTTTGAAAAAAAAATCGGAAAGTGAAGGGGAAAGTTTAGGACTTAAGATTGCATTTAGCACCAGATTTAAAAAGTCAAGTGGAGAAGTTCTTTCCTGCCATGAATGGACCGCTGCCTTTTTGGATAAAAAAGCGCTTTGGAATCAATCGGGGCAAATTTTTGTAGATAGAATGAAGGCAATATACGGGTACGATATGGCTTACGATCTTATCGACGGTCCTTGCGTGGTTCCGAATAAGGTTGTTGCTTGTAATTACGAAGGTTTTATGGGTATCAATGAACCGGTGCCAAACGTATATTCTTACGATGGAGAAAGAGATTATTTTGTTCCTATGTGGCGTTCTTATGATGGTTTTGCAGATGTCAAAAACGGAAAAGATCTTTGCAACAAACTTGGTACATACGGGCATGCAACTCATTACAAATGTTTCATTCCGGGACAGTGCTGGGAAAATTGA
- a CDS encoding IS5 family transposase (programmed frameshift) produces the protein MSRLGDLTNEQWDLLCDLLVEPEARDDGKGRPRVNSRSILDGILWILRTGAPWIDLPDRYPAYQTCHRRFQEWRKNGTLDKILEALLHDLEIRGKMDLSTCFIDGTFVPGKKGAYVFGKTKRGKGTKVMVIVDKNGIPISAGIESASPHESKLAEGAIIRKKVKGKIKDLVGDRAYDSDPLDEYLKKKYKVNLIAPHKSNRKKKKTQDGRKLRKYRGRWKIERTFSWLQNFRRFATRYERNDQNFYGILILACIMIVIRSF, from the exons ATGAGCCGATTAGGTGACTTAACGAACGAACAATGGGATTTGCTTTGCGATTTACTTGTAGAACCCGAAGCAAGAGATGACGGTAAAGGTCGTCCGCGTGTAAATTCAAGATCAATTTTGGACGGTATATTATGGATTCTTCGCACTGGTGCTCCGTGGATAGACCTACCTGATAGATATCCCGCATATCAAACATGCCATCGAAGATTTCAAGAATGGCGCAAAAATGGAACCCTGGATAAAATTTTAGAAGCGCTTCTTCATGACTTAGAAATAAGAGGCAAGATGGATTTAAGCACGTGTTTCATTGACGGGACTTTTGTTCCTGGAAAAAAAGGGGCCTACGTAT TTGGCAAAACTAAACGGGGAAAGGGTACAAAAGTCATGGTTATCGTCGACAAAAATGGTATTCCTATCTCCGCCGGGATTGAAAGTGCTTCGCCGCATGAAAGTAAGCTCGCGGAAGGTGCAATCATCCGCAAAAAAGTCAAAGGCAAAATCAAAGATTTAGTCGGAGATCGTGCTTACGATTCTGATCCTTTAGATGAATATCTTAAAAAGAAATATAAAGTAAATTTGATCGCTCCACACAAATCAAATCGAAAAAAGAAAAAGACACAGGATGGACGTAAGTTGCGGAAATATCGTGGAAGATGGAAAATTGAACGAACTTTTTCTTGGCTACAGAACTTCAGAAGATTTGCAACTCGATACG